Part of the Oryzias melastigma strain HK-1 linkage group LG11, ASM292280v2, whole genome shotgun sequence genome, tcTCGGGTTCTGAGTTCCTGGAAATCCAAGCTGCAGTGAAACAAAGACCCACAACACGACACAATACCTTGCTGACTTCCAGGATTTCCCTCCGCTCCTCGCTGGCCGGCCGGCTCTGCCCCCCTGAGCGCTCCTCGCGTTTGGAGCCTTCGTCCTCCACGAAAGGTATCAGCTGCTGTAAGAGAAACGTTTGCTGGATGACTGACGGGACAACTTCCACAGGAAAAGTCACCCCCGCAGCATCACAGATACACGCCTGACACACGCGTGTCCACATCAGTGTGCGCGCTCTGGCCCACGTGCACGCCGAGCACGTGGAGACACAGTCAGAAGATGAGACGGCGGATGggaaattgattcatttttaaacgcTCTGTTTGCTTGACCTTGTCTGCTTGACACCACTGCAAGGCTGATGTGCAGGAGCCTTCAGGCGTGCAGCGTTCCTGAGAGCgcagaggggaggggggcaaacagcactgctgctctgcatcacactgccccctagtggtcacACACCGCAACACCACAACTATGTATTTCTCTGCTTTTGAATTGAAAGGAAAATTACCCCAAAATAATATCGATTACTCCcattagataaataaaaacaaataaagtcgGCTAAGGGACTGAAAATAACTTAAtaatttacagtaaaagaggcaaaaaaaagggaaaataaacagtaaatgaCCTTTGAGCGTGAGCTCTGGGATCATggctgaaagaaataaaacaatgaacgctctctgtcccatttgaagctcaacTTAAACTGccagacagttacagtttatccgcatttaaagcttaaaattttattttgaaaggatttcctaaattttaggaaatttccgcttatgcaaccggctaaagttgtaaaatttccACTTCCAGAGTCCCCTCGAAGTTTTAGCACGACCCTGTCAAAGTGATAAAATTGAGGTTTATTTCTGAGTGCTAGCAGTAAGCGAGTTTGAGATGACCACGGCGGACCCGGCGCTGCGCAGACCGCCTGCAGCGGTGCATGCTGGTTAATTTGTGTCACCGACGTCAAATGTTCGCCGTCATGAAGTATCGCGGGAaaagggcgggttcaaggcgctgTCCTAAGCCAGCACCGCCAGAAAATAGGAACTGCACTGGCTTCAAGCCGCCTTGAGGACTACagaacaatgcattgtgggaaacggtgtttTGAAAGCTCTTGTAGTTCGACGTGACGCTGATCAAGAATAACTGGCGCTAAGtaaaggaaatctgtgtatttttttttactctttctggagggaagtgaatcactgatgaaaaaataaacaagatttcaaataatctgtggttatgtgtgttactgttgtctttaaaattaactttaacttctattttatatgtttatttggGACATGAAATTCATCCAGCgactactttttttctgtttcactctgacagatgttaaaaaataatataaaagacgtAAGAGCAAAGCTCATACTAAGGGGGAGTGGCATATTAAAGTTCAACCGAATGTTAAGGACAGCCCCCAACACCTTAGGGGATctcctagcatgtagcttaaatattagctaaactccaaaatagtcaaaaaaactagcagaatgtcaatttttagaactttaaaacagtaactttttaacataattatgaaaaataaaaaggcaggaatattaatccagaataaatcgacttatatcttaaataactttcaatattttactctccataaaaatacattttgtcaaaattatacaagttagaaatgagctcaagataacatcgggtcattaataacaataacataaaatgttctggagggccggatagaattacccggagggccagatccggcccctgggccgtgactttgacacatgtggtttacacgctagcttacagcccctcacgcccccatctaacattaccggtgcaacaaaaatggcgaacagtTTTtaagatgccagctcagacaggaaaacaaagacgtacatggatgtaattggagcagggagcttgtggccccgcccactgtattttctacatcacaaatacgatatTTATCAATCTGTATTTTTTCGTCTCttccagattcacaacaatttgaataaaagaataaaatattgagcttaattttctttatatgtgtcccctatcatcagaaaaatgtcacaagaacatgttaaaattatataataTACTATTTGGGCCTTTAAAGTCGTGCAGTTGGATCCTGAAAACGGGAAAATAAACAAGGATTTGTAATTTCAGCACCCAAATTCCTCTGGAAACAGAGACAGACTGATGGATTACATGAGCAAATCTCAAGACTAATCCTTATTTTTATAGGAATAATAGTTTATGGACAACAAGATGAGgaagaaaagagcaaaaaagaaactaaagaaagacaaaaaggcCAATGAAAGTGGGACAAATGTCTCAGTTTCTCTGAATTTCCCAGCAGAGATCCTCACCAAACTGTAAACTACCAAGTGGAAGGGCTAAGACACTGAGAACATGTGCAGGAAATTATACCAAACCATGAGCTCAGCCCCCCAAACTCAAAACAACCTGAAGAAAGGACAACATTCAAGTTTTCATAGCGTCATTTTGAGAGTGAAGCCAATGAAATATCCAATTTTCAAGGTAGTGGGCAGATTTTGGCAGCTCCAGAGAGGAAAATGAAATGTGCTGAGTAGGGTCGGGAAAGATTGATGGCGAGCGTGCTGTGCGAGTGTGCGAGTGTGTGCACGAGCTTAAATGTGTCTATATTCTGTAAGTCACAACCCCGGCCTGTTCTACACAAAGATGGATGTGGTTTTCAGGCTGACAGAAAAGAACAGGCTAATGAAGTTCTCCGGGCTGCTTTCCcgagaaaagaaaaaggttagAAAGGAGGGgaggaaaaatatcaaagctggaagaaaaacagcagGGTGAAGGGGTAAGGAGATGGGGAAATGAAAGGAGAAGCGTGCACGATGCAGGAAACCAAAATAGATGCGGTGAAGAGAGGAGAGAAAGGAGATGAAACAGAGAAACTGGTTCTAAATAGAAGTGCATCAAACGGCAGCTGGGGAGGGAAGACGGCGGTGGGGGGTGCTGACATGTACGCTCCGTCCAGCTGTTCGTTAAACAGGTCTGCCGCTAATTAGACTGCGATGAGGTCACGCTGCACGAGTCATTgattccacttcctgtttccggCGAGCGGCTGTTGAGCAGCCATCTGAATCCTCCCGGATGATGAATGGCGTGCCGGGCAGGTCCAAAACCCACAAAGCATCAGCCGCAGACAAACACGGCGAGCTGGCTCACGGCGAGGCTGGTCAGACAGAGCCTTGGAGGGGACGACAGTCAACATTTGAAGGTGGACAGCCAGATGACTCTGATTAAACTGCAGTGAATATGCTTCCTATcttattacaaaaaaactagaaaagttgcattacctgtaataatgctagtgtgaatgatgaaagtagtcactgaagattatgaagctttttgctgaaaatggtgacgcaatttacttcaattgctgaaaggatttgctgaaaatgcaaaagctatttgcaaaatgttaaatttgctaaaagatttgaaattcCATTATAGAACTATTAAAGAGCGCTGAAGATGATTAAAATTTTCGCAAacatgtgtagtaaaattgcttaaaaatcataaaggccaattttgtaaaaatttttagtgtgttgcttaaatacgagataaactccaaatttccccaaaaaacacagtagatgtcaaattggccaaaaaagctaacatgttgcttaagtactaactaaactccaaaatagccaaaaaatttcagtaaactaaattagacaaaaatgttagcatgtttccaaaataaatgctaaactccaaattagcctaaaaaccccagtagataaaaaacaaaatcagccaaaaacgttagcatgttgctaaaatagaagctaaactccatgttgctaaaatagaagctaaactctacatttgTCTAAAAACCTCAGAAGGTAACGAATTANNNNNNNNNNNNNNNNNNNNNNNNNNNNNNNNNNNNNNNNNNNNNNNNNNNNNNNNNNNNNNNNNNNNNNNNNNNNNNNNNNNNNNNNNNNNNNNNNNNNNNNNNNNNNNNNNNNNNNNNNNNNNNNNNNNNNNNNNNNNNNNNNNNNNNNNNNNNNNNNNNNNNNNNNNNNNNNNNNNNNNNNNNNNNNNTTggctaaagtagaagctaaactctacattagtctaaaaacctcagaaggtaaaacattagccaaaaatgttagcatgttgctaaaaaaaacaacaacaaaaaaacgtttaattagcctaaataccccagtagattaaaaaaaaatcccaaaatgttACCCAGAGGTTAAAGtagaatctaaactctaaattagcctaaaaccctgAGAAGGTAACAAATGACccaaaagtgttagcatgttgcgaaaatagaagctaaactttaaatttgcctaaaaaccttagtagataacaaattagtcataaatgttaacctgttgctaacatagaagctaaactctaaattagccagaaaattcagtagataacaaattagtcaaaaatgttagcctgttgctaacatgaagctaaacttcaagttagcctaaaaacctcagtagaaaacaaattagtcaaaaatgttagcctgttgctaacatgaagctaaactctaaattagcctaaaaaactcagtagaaaacaaattagtcaaaaatgttagcatgttgctaacatgaagctaaacttcaagttagcctaaaatcctcagtagaaaacaaattagtccaaaatgttaacctgttgctaacatagaagctaaactctaaattagcctaaaaccctcagtagataacaaattagtcaaaaatgttagcctgttgctaacatagaagctaaactctaaattagcctaaaaaactctgtagaaaacaaattagtcaaaatgttagcctgttgctaacatagaagctaaactttaaattagcctaaaaaccttactaggtaacaaattagccaaaaaaacgttagcatgtcgctgaaatattatgtaaactcgaatttttttgaaaattactataaaagatgaaaacataatccatgaatacatttaaagacttgttggtaatctacttaaaatgtcaAGTTTGAATTCTTTTCTCGtatatttactatttttgctcaatatttagttaactataaagtttatgaatgccaaaaataaaagcagtaatatcctgaacaagctgaacgttttgatgccaagatttactgaaatcgctgaagtttTTTACATGACAAAAAACGTGTGGAAAGGATCAGGAGAGTAGCGTGAATTctgactaaacattcacacaatcagCAGCAGGCGACCAAAACTTGTCCTAATTTAAGGCTGGACCCCTCCCTCTTCATCACCAGCTGGAGTCCGGTGAGGAGGATTAGCTGTGAGTCAATCCGTAGAAATCGGGAATGAGCTTCTGCTGTCATGAATTCAAGCGCACAGCAGGGCGTCGATGCACTTTAACGCTGCGGGAACCTCCCACGGCGTGTGGCGAGCATGTGCGATGCATGTTCANNNNNNNNNNNNNNNNNNNNNNNNNNNNNNNNNNNNNNNNNNNNNNNNNNNNNNNNNNNNNNNNNNNNNNNNNNNNNNNNNNNNNNNNNNNNNNNNNNNNNNNNNNNNNNNNNNNNNNNNNNNNNNNNNNNNNNNNNNNNNNNNNNNNNNNNNNNNNNNNNNNNNNNNNNNNNNNNNNNNNNNNNNNNNNNNNNNNNNNNNNNNNNNNNNNNNNNNNNNNNNNNNNNNNNNNNNNNNNNNNNNNNNNNNNNNNNNNNNNNNNNNNNNNNNNNNNNNNNNNNNNNNNNNNNNNNNNNNNNNNNNNNNNNNNNNNNNNNNNNNNNNNNNNNNNNNNNNNNNNNNNNNNNNNNNNNNNNNNNNNNNNNNNNNNNNNNNNNNNNNNNNNNNNNNNNNNNNNNNNNNNNNNNNNNNNNNNNNNNNNNNNNNNNNNNNNNNNNNNNNNNNNNNNNNNNNNNNNNNNNNNNNNNNNNNNNNNNNNNNNNNNNNNNNNNNNNNNNNNNNNNNNNNNNNNNNNNNNNNNNNNNNNNNNNNNNNNNNNNNNNNNNNNNNNNNNNNNNNNNNNNNNNNNNNNNNNNNNNNNNNNNNNNNNNNNNNNNNNNNNNNNNNNNNNNNNNNNNNNNNNNNNNNNNNNNNNNNNNNNNNNNNNNNNNNNNNNNNNNNNNNNNNNNNNNNNNNNNNNNNNNNNNNNNNNNNNNNNNNNNNNNNNNNNNNNNNNNNNNNNNNNNNNNNNNNNNNNNNNNNNNNNNNNNNNNNNNNNNNNNNNNNNNNNNNNNNNNNNNNNNNNNNNNNNNNNNNNNNNNNNNNNNNNNNNNNNNNNNNNNNNNNNNNNNNNNNNNNNNNNNNNNNNNNNNNNNNNNNNNNNNNNNNNNNNNNNNNNACTTccggatcaataactcttttaaaaacgctttaaactgacagcaagtgtctctattggtttgtcataactcaaacaacaacctatagaggtattccaacagaaaaagacagtatttgtttctttttaatgtgaagctcttcatgctgcagacagacggctaaacagcagctgctaactgctacatgctaacgccatgatttaactccttaggacccgagctgtcctttgatatgcctgttttatttatctgacagagaaataacagttaagaaaattaactactgtggtaataaaacagaaaatgtgatgtcttaagaactttaAAATTAGCAGGaagtaaaaagacaaacctGGAGGGAGCGGGAGGATAAGAGTCCCTACGGGGAAGACGAGAGGAAGTCTCCACAAATAAACCTCCTCCAAATTAAAAGCGCTCTACTTTAGCCAAAAGATAGATAAATCAGCGATGTGGCATTTTATGGTCTACCATCCCCCGCACTCATCGTCCATTTTGACCGACCCCACACGCCCTTCCCCCTCCGTACAGCTGCgaaaaacaaattcacacacacaaaaaaaacagttttcctcaaatttagcttttctgctggttttatctccatagcaaccattttattttttggtcgcctggggcTGACGAACAtttctatgtcatttttagaagaatctgtaaaagtaaatgtttttatttccttggcaacggaggtcTTTTGTTAACCAAATCACATTCTTAATACGTTCATATTGTGTGTCACACCGTTTTGCTCAGTTTAGGCCAACGATTCatgttttcatacattttttaataatattttggtaaaaaaatgtgCGAGCCACAGGGGAATGCCACTTTAGCTAGCTTAACGCTAAcagaatttaaaattattttcaacatttcttctCAATTCGCTTTGCAATGAAGCCCGAGGAGTTAGGAATATATTAAAATCCTGAGGAGGAGGATTTCCtcttttaattcaagatggtggcttttcctgaggtcaaaggttaacAAAACTTTGCATGTGGTAGTAGACTTAGGCTGCTAatctgtgtgtgaaatttttccattttcaaaaatgttgtgtgaaaaattgtgaaaaatcagcaaattttacagtttttttagccCCAATTTTTATggataaaatatacaaatgtacaaaatagTGATGGAGCTGAAATGTTTAAAGGCTTCCAGACTTTTATAAGAGCTAGCACCTTTTAACTCTGGTTTCAGTTTATCAGCAACATTTTAATCATGTAAATGACATGAAGAGAGatgataacaaaaaagaaaaagtaaaaaaaaaagtgtaaaattctggttaaattcagattttttatgtttttgcaaaccgaatttaaatataattttttcttctcttaaaGCTGACCTTCGACCTTCATTAGAGCGAAGAGACACAACCAAGAACTCCTCAGAAAGCTGCTGAGCTTCAAATGAGGAACGATAGAACAAAAGTGCTGACGCAAGAGCAAGCGTTGATTCTGGGGTTCTGTTTTTCACTGGAAACGTTTCCGGGCGACTCACCTCTGGCGGTACGAGCTCCAGTCCCGCACAGTTCTCGTTGCACTTGTCGTAAACGAGGCGGAGCTTGCGAAAGAGCACGGAGAGCATTCGTAAATGCTCCTGCAGCTTTCCCAGCCGGTCCTGGTGAGTGTTGGGGTGGTAGGTGACCCCGTTGGGCAGCTGAGAGGACACACACAATCAAATATTGATAAATCAAccaaaattcaatgttttttttcacagataaTTAGAAAGTCATGCTTTTAAACCACAAAGATTACTAAGAATTATGTCCTTTGGGGCACTAATGTCTAAAAATAACCATCCTACACCACATTAACCAGTCAATAAAggttttttggaataaaataaaggagATGACACTcaacagagaaaataaagcaaataaaaacacttaatttttGATTACAGAGACAGTCCCCAACCAGAGCGGTTAATGTAACAACCCCATTTATGCCTATTTCTCAGGGAAACATGACAATCTCATCTAAAGAACACGACAGAAACTGAGCTACAAGACGCAGAAATGATGCAGAACTGAAGAATCTTCAAGAGATTTCAAACTATTTTAGTCTCCAAGCTAAACAAACTGCATCTGTaatagaattattattattatcctgAAACCAGTAGACATAGCAGTCTGGGCGAACAATAACATGGGGCAATTCAAAAGCAAAATTCTCAAACTgacgtttttttctgtcacttttcttACAATGAGATTTAGGAGTTTtaggttgaagaaaaaaaaaaagtaagaataaagttgtaaaattatgattaaaaaaagtcagcatTTCACAAGGACAAAATCATGAATGTATGACCTAaacagttgtaattttacactgatttttttaaaataaagttgtacatttacaaagAAGTAAAGAGATTCTTGAGCAGTGTGACGTCTATTATCTGCTACGTAACTTAAACAGATAATGTTTGAATGggtttgttaaaatgttatatttttactttcgtataattttgacttttttctcataagtttacaactttacaatattttttgtttttctttcaatgttacaaatgtgttttcataaaacttttgactttttcttttataattttacaactttactcatgaaaatgttacttttcCTTGTAATGTTACAATTTTACTTtcatagaatttttttcttataattttacgaatgttttatcattaaaaaacattttccctataattttataatattactttaaaagtattttgacttttctcatggtttaacatctttattttcattaaatgttgacttttgtctcataattttataattttacattcacaaaaacatttcactataattttgcatttatttttaaaatcttttgactttttctcataattataatctcataaaatgtttgttttccttatgaatttacaattttaatttaatagaatttttacttttttctcatatctttacagctttattttcacttttttaaatttttttcttctattttaaaacatttaccctcattaatttaaaaaaaagaaatttcataattttacagttttggtCCAATTAGACGTTATTCTCNNNNNNNNNNNNNNNNNNNNNNNNNNNNNNNNNNNNNNNNNNNNNNNNNNNNNNNNNNNNNNNNNNNNNNNNNNNNNNNNNNNNNNNNNNNNNNNNNNNNNNNNNNNNNNNNNNNNNNNNNNNNNNNNNNNNNNNNNNNNNNNNNNNNNNNNNNNNNNNNNNNNNNNNNNNNNNNNNNNNNNNNNNNNNNNNNNNNNNNNNNNNNNNNNNNNNNNNNNNNNNNNNNNNNNNNNNNNNNNNNNNNNNNNNNNNNNNNNNNNNNNNNNNNNNNNNNNNNNNNNNNNNNNNNNNNNNNNNNNNNNNNNNNNNNNNNNNNNNNNNNNNNNNNNNNNNNNNNNNNNNNNNNNNNNNNNNNNNNNNNNNNNNNNNNNNNNNNNNNNNNNNNNNNNNNNNNNNNNNNNNNNNNNNNNNNNNNNNNNNNNNNNNNNNNNNNNNNNNNNNNNNNNNNNNNNNNNNNNNNNNNNNNNNNNNNNNNNNNNNNNNNNNNNNNNNNNNNNNNNNNNNNNNNNNNNNNNNNNNNNNNNNNNNNNNNNNNNNNNNNNNNNNNNNNNNNNNNNNNNNNNNNNNNNNNNNNNNNNNNNNNNNNNNNNNNNNNNNNNNNNNNNNNNNNNNNNNNNNNNNNNNNNNNNNNNNNNNNNNNNNNNNNNNNNNNNNNNNNNNNNNNNNNNNNNNNNNNNNNNNNNNNNNNNNNNNNNNNNNNNNNNNNNNNNNNNNNNNNNNNNNNNNNNNNNNNNNNNNNNNNNNNNNNNNNNNNNNNNNNNNNNNNNNNNNNNNNNNNNNNNNNNNNNNNNNNNNNNNNNNNNNNNNNNNNNNNNNNNNNNNNNNNNNNNNNNNNNNNNNNNNNNNNNNNNNNNNNNNNNNNNNNNNNNNNNNNNNNNNNNNNNNNNNNNNNNNNNNNNNNNNNNNNNNNNNNNNNNNNNNNNNNNNNNNNNNNNNACAACTTTTatcctttctttattttttttaaataattttaccatgttaaattttaactttttttctccaaattttactctccttaaaatgttatatttttactttgtagaattttgacttttttttttcccatacgTTTACAGCTttacaataactttttttttctttcaatgttaCGAAagtattttgataaaaaatttgacttttttcttataattttacaactttaaacatgaaaatgttacttttcctttttttcttataattttacgaatgttttatcattaaaaaacattttcgctataattttataatattactttaaaagtattttgacttttctcatgttttaacatctttattttcattaaatgttgacttttgtcTCATAAAAATTTTCCTTACAATGTTAcaattttactttcaaaaatgttgacttttgtctcataattttataattttactttcataaaaacatttcactataatcttgtatttttatttttaaaatcttttgactttttctcataattttagtctcataagatgtttgttttccttataaatgtacagttttaatttaatagaattttgattttttttctcatatctttacagctttattttcactttttaattttttttatatattttataacatttactCTCAttaatttctaaaagaaaatctcataattttacaattttagtcCAATATATTTAGACgttattctcataaatttacggcTTCATTGTCATAaaatttctttgtatttcttagaatgttgtgattttatttttgtaacattttgactGTATTCTAATAATTCtgtagttttttctgttttatcctCCTATACTTTAGGAAGTGAtgcaacaaatgtatttttatctgcTGGTGCATTATTCCCATCAATCTTGATGTCATTTAGGGTTTAAGAACATCTTCCAGTGAAAGGTGCATCAAAACGAGCGACAGCAGCTGATGGAGGGAGGAGAGCCGACGGCCTCACCTGCATATTTCTCAGCAGCTGAAATATCTCCATGGTCCTCAGGACGATGTCTTGGACGGTCTCCTGTCCGATCCGACAAAGCGAGGCGGTGTTGACGTCTCGAGCTGCCTGAGCCTGTTGCTGTTGTGGGGGCGGCTGACCCCCGAAAGGAGGCACTAGTGGAGGGGTTGTCATGGAGacgagatgaagatgctgaggggAAGAGGTTAAGGTGCAGGTCAGAGGACCTTCACATGCCTGGAACGAGAAAAAGTAAGGTTTGAGAAAGATCAGCTGTCAGTCACAACACAATAGATACATATTACAACCCAACTTTATAAAGCCcgtaaaaacaacaacaatcaagcacaaaataaaagcaaaatatgaaaaaagaaaatacaaaaatggtgaaagcaataaaaacagcaacacaTCAGAGTAAGGTGCTAAAAAGTATTTAtctaaagtcaaaataaaaacagattcaaacatgtaaattcaagtttttcaaaataaaacgtttccTGGCTAACTCTAGCACTGACCAGCTGACAGAGTCGAATTAAAGCATCAAGCTAACCTCACAGCCTCTAAAATAAGTTATCATCCAGCGTTTGAGTCGCCTAAACCTCCGTTTACGTCAGAGAAACGATTCCAGGTGAGACCCTGGACTTCTACGACAcgccacaaacatttttagcgACGTAAAGTTGAATCTCC contains:
- the med30 gene encoding mediator of RNA polymerase II transcription subunit 30 isoform X2, with the translated sequence MTTPPLVPPFGGQPPPQQQQAQAARDVNTASLCRIGQETVQDIVLRTMEIFQLLRNMQLPNGVTYHPNTHQDRLGKLQEHLRMLSVLFRKLRLVYDKCNENCAGLELVPPELIPFVEDEGSKREERSGGQSRPASEERREILEVSKKLKQKNQQLKQIMDQLRNLIWEINSMLAVRS
- the med30 gene encoding mediator of RNA polymerase II transcription subunit 30 isoform X1; the protein is MTTPPLVPPFGGQPPPQQQQAQAARDVNTASLCRIGQETVQDIVLRTMEIFQLLRNMQLPNGVTYHPNTHQDRLGKLQEHLRMLSVLFRKLRLVYDKCNENCAGLELVPPEQLIPFVEDEGSKREERSGGQSRPASEERREILEVSKKLKQKNQQLKQIMDQLRNLIWEINSMLAVRS